In Arthrobacter sp. B3I9, the following are encoded in one genomic region:
- a CDS encoding DUF4832 domain-containing protein, whose amino-acid sequence MLVTDFQGELQLDTLRYRLRRKKQGGQPFIAAVVSCFLAAVLLIVPSTSTVPAAEAANSSGEWVSLAAGPAPASNPLEGFVPYAGSYERVPYSMEWFYVPVNSVVVGARTYNWSSFESQLNAIAARGHQAVFRFYLDYPGKASGVPEYLLKSGLTTRAYTDHDNRGVSVSPNYEDPRLLEALDGFIAAFGSRYDGDPRIGFIQMGLLGFWGEWHTYPHDGSATPENWLASPATQQRVLQAYTKAFTRTKLQVRYPDAANSTLSVGYHDDSFAVGTLPGTGWHFMDKLTQAGATEKWLTQPVGGELRPEIQHCIFDGPMRCPVIENGADNDFAASAKATHASWLLNQHAFNPGYSGQALTNATTASRSLGYRFQATAFAVTRGAVKGQSDLSVTVRNTGTAPFYYDWPVRSLQSITRGRLFEHGRHRGSFLG is encoded by the coding sequence GTGCTAGTCACCGATTTTCAAGGGGAATTGCAATTGGATACATTGAGGTATCGCCTGCGCAGGAAAAAGCAGGGCGGACAGCCTTTTATTGCCGCGGTTGTCTCATGCTTTTTGGCCGCTGTGTTATTGATAGTCCCTTCTACGTCCACCGTTCCTGCGGCGGAAGCAGCGAACTCCTCGGGGGAGTGGGTTTCCCTAGCGGCTGGTCCTGCTCCTGCGAGCAATCCTCTGGAAGGTTTCGTTCCTTACGCGGGCAGCTACGAACGTGTGCCTTACTCCATGGAGTGGTTCTATGTCCCCGTCAACTCTGTCGTTGTAGGGGCTCGAACGTATAACTGGTCAAGTTTTGAGTCGCAGTTGAACGCTATAGCCGCACGGGGTCACCAAGCAGTATTCAGGTTCTACTTGGATTACCCAGGCAAGGCCTCGGGCGTTCCCGAGTATCTTTTGAAGTCAGGACTCACCACCCGCGCCTATACCGACCATGACAACCGTGGTGTGAGTGTCTCCCCGAATTACGAGGACCCGCGCCTATTAGAAGCCCTGGATGGTTTCATTGCCGCCTTTGGGTCCCGCTATGACGGAGATCCGCGAATTGGGTTCATCCAGATGGGCCTCCTGGGCTTTTGGGGCGAATGGCACACCTACCCTCATGACGGGTCGGCGACCCCCGAAAATTGGCTCGCATCACCGGCGACCCAGCAGCGGGTGCTCCAGGCCTACACCAAGGCTTTTACGCGAACAAAGCTTCAGGTGAGGTACCCGGATGCGGCTAACAGCACCCTTAGCGTCGGCTACCACGACGACTCGTTTGCTGTAGGAACTCTGCCAGGGACGGGCTGGCACTTCATGGACAAATTGACGCAGGCCGGCGCGACTGAAAAGTGGCTCACCCAGCCGGTGGGAGGAGAACTGCGCCCCGAGATCCAGCACTGTATCTTCGACGGGCCAATGCGCTGCCCGGTGATTGAAAACGGTGCCGACAACGACTTCGCAGCAAGCGCCAAAGCGACGCATGCCTCCTGGCTGCTCAACCAGCATGCATTCAACCCGGGATACTCGGGGCAGGCGCTCACCAATGCCACGACAGCTTCCCGGTCGCTTGGCTACCGGTTCCAAGCGACTGCCTTCGCCGTTACTCGTGGAGCGGTGAAGGGCCAGAGTGATTTGAGTGTGACGGTACGCAACACCGGAACCGCACCTTTCTACTATGACTGGCCTGTCCGGTCGCTGCAGTCAATAACGCGGGGAAGATTGTTCGAACATGGGCGACATCGTGGAAGCTTTCTGGGGTGA
- the galE gene encoding UDP-glucose 4-epimerase GalE codes for MSEGRNVKILITGGCGYIGSHTILRLLEAGHDITVIDNLTNSLPESLLRVEKLTGREVSFVEGDIADTSCLQKIFDQGNIEAVIHFAGFKAVGESVAQPLSYYRNNVSGTLNLLETMDAYGIRNLVFSSSATVYGTNPDMPLKEDLPLQATNPYGRTKQHVEQILTDLQAADARWRIALLRYFNPVGAHPSGLIGEDPQGPPNNLFPFVTQVAVGHRDRVHVFGNDYVTPDGTGVRDYIHVMDLAAGHAAALNFLAEHQGLHTWNLGTGRGYSVLEIIQAFEAASGTTIPYELVDRRPGDAPISLADPSRALYDLGWKASETLEDMCADAWRWQQNNPDGYRTKTSLPGEGPPC; via the coding sequence ATCAGCGAGGGCAGAAACGTTAAGATACTCATTACCGGCGGTTGCGGGTACATCGGATCACACACCATCCTTCGTTTACTCGAGGCCGGACACGACATCACTGTCATCGACAATCTCACCAATTCCCTGCCCGAATCATTGCTGCGGGTAGAGAAACTAACCGGACGGGAAGTCTCCTTTGTGGAAGGAGACATCGCCGACACCTCTTGCCTGCAGAAGATTTTCGATCAGGGCAATATTGAAGCGGTTATTCATTTCGCCGGCTTCAAGGCGGTCGGAGAATCCGTTGCGCAGCCCCTAAGCTACTACCGCAACAATGTCAGCGGGACACTGAATCTTCTGGAGACCATGGACGCCTATGGCATCCGGAATCTGGTCTTCAGCTCATCGGCCACCGTCTACGGGACAAACCCCGATATGCCGCTGAAGGAGGACCTTCCGCTACAGGCAACAAATCCCTACGGCCGGACCAAGCAGCACGTCGAACAAATCCTGACGGACCTCCAGGCCGCCGACGCGCGATGGCGGATAGCGCTTCTGCGCTACTTCAACCCCGTAGGCGCCCATCCCTCCGGGCTGATCGGGGAAGACCCTCAGGGTCCACCCAACAACCTCTTCCCCTTTGTGACTCAAGTAGCCGTCGGCCACAGAGACAGAGTGCACGTCTTCGGCAACGACTACGTCACACCTGATGGAACAGGGGTCCGGGACTACATCCATGTCATGGACCTTGCTGCCGGCCATGCCGCAGCACTGAACTTCCTGGCCGAACACCAAGGGCTGCACACCTGGAACCTCGGTACCGGCAGAGGTTACTCCGTGCTGGAAATCATCCAGGCCTTCGAAGCTGCGTCCGGCACCACAATTCCCTACGAGCTCGTGGACCGACGTCCGGGAGACGCCCCCATTAGCCTGGCCGACCCTTCCAGGGCCCTCTACGATCTGGGATGGAAAGCTTCAGAGACGCTGGAGGATATGTGCGCAGATGCCTGGCGCTGGCAACAAAACAACCCTGACGGTTACAGGACAAAGACGTCTCTGCCTGGCGAAGGGCCGCCGTGCTAA
- a CDS encoding putative glycoside hydrolase: MSGVGAWIRYGDPITPEQIAFAASHYRAAILQPWELEAAAELKRRRPDMTVLCYKCLSSTRAYEPGPVYSSGVTHQEAEAEGGNWFATRLDGSRIQWSGYPGHWQMNVRDPKYRARWVQNVTAELTDSPFDGVMADNDVFDDYYQLSLPIQAAASMADLREGLDLLVHAAGQSLNNVKKILVPNIAESRREPGRWASHAAYGGGFEEVWLGYGPANLFDPHTAEAQLPQADGPGLSILRVPTDGDDNHPNFKYGLAAFWIFSAGRGSFTATGHDDYSRIQHIPELDWALGSPQEKPKGRQHVWSREFDYGWAAVNFNKDGRRKRRISVPPGLTDAAGNPAPSSLVLPAQRGVIYQRGQKR, from the coding sequence GTGAGCGGTGTGGGTGCGTGGATCCGTTATGGCGATCCGATTACCCCGGAACAGATAGCATTCGCTGCCAGCCACTACCGCGCCGCGATTCTGCAGCCATGGGAGCTCGAAGCAGCGGCAGAACTGAAGCGACGCCGCCCCGATATGACTGTTCTTTGCTACAAATGCCTGTCCTCAACCCGGGCCTACGAACCTGGGCCGGTCTACAGCTCAGGAGTCACGCATCAGGAAGCCGAGGCCGAGGGAGGAAACTGGTTCGCCACCCGACTGGACGGTAGCCGCATCCAGTGGAGCGGGTATCCCGGTCACTGGCAGATGAACGTCCGCGACCCCAAGTACCGTGCACGCTGGGTTCAGAACGTCACCGCGGAACTGACTGACTCTCCCTTCGACGGAGTAATGGCTGATAACGACGTGTTCGACGACTATTACCAGCTAAGCCTCCCAATCCAGGCAGCCGCCTCCATGGCCGACCTCCGGGAGGGACTTGATCTTCTTGTGCATGCCGCAGGCCAGTCCCTGAACAACGTCAAGAAGATCCTCGTACCCAACATCGCCGAATCCCGGCGGGAGCCCGGCCGATGGGCCTCTCACGCAGCTTACGGAGGCGGCTTCGAAGAAGTGTGGCTCGGCTACGGACCGGCAAACCTCTTTGACCCGCACACGGCCGAGGCACAGCTTCCGCAGGCGGATGGCCCTGGCCTGTCAATCCTGCGCGTGCCGACCGACGGAGACGATAACCATCCCAACTTCAAGTACGGGCTGGCGGCTTTCTGGATTTTCAGCGCCGGCCGGGGATCCTTCACGGCAACCGGACACGACGATTACAGCCGCATTCAACACATCCCCGAACTCGACTGGGCCCTGGGCAGCCCCCAAGAAAAACCGAAAGGCCGTCAACACGTCTGGTCCCGGGAATTCGATTACGGATGGGCTGCTGTGAACTTCAACAAAGACGGCCGCCGCAAGCGGCGAATCAGTGTTCCTCCGGGCCTGACAGACGCGGCAGGAAACCCGGCCCCATCATCTCTGGTTCTACCGGCACAACGCGGCGTCATCTATCAGCGAGGGCAGAAACGTTAA
- a CDS encoding glycosyltransferase, protein MAAGIPTVGSDVGGVAQQIADDLLTSDGRTIGPCGETVTPGDVVQMADGIQAVIANIDAYADYAANARTRLQELFQMHEVMSSYNAIYRALGDLPVADRSVEPTSKELAPVEL, encoded by the coding sequence ATGGCCGCCGGTATCCCAACCGTCGGGTCCGACGTGGGAGGCGTCGCTCAACAGATCGCCGATGACCTCCTCACCTCGGACGGACGCACCATAGGTCCTTGCGGTGAAACTGTCACGCCCGGCGACGTCGTGCAGATGGCTGACGGCATCCAGGCAGTGATCGCAAACATCGACGCCTACGCCGATTATGCCGCCAACGCCCGCACCAGGCTCCAGGAACTCTTCCAAATGCACGAGGTCATGTCCTCGTACAACGCGATCTACCGCGCTCTGGGCGACCTTCCGGTTGCTGACCGAAGCGTTGAGCCGACTAGCAAAGAACTGGCACCGGTAGAGCTGTGA
- the pelF gene encoding GT4 family glycosyltransferase PelF: protein MATSAVQTSAKPVYEDVDVAIVMESTYPFLKGGVSAVVHDIVTHNPDLTYGIIHITWDSDSPMTDLYGMPSNVRWVRTVFLSMEEHRQDFLAVSVKDLGMTALQREELSHRLFDALYALSENGEVNALWELIDEGLNERSRRYPLWALLGSREFMQTLQERMPQLNLSLANSFWTLRNFFSLAFAVLGETMPRASVYHAHTTGYASLLGAAAARDHDTSFLLTEHNLYVRDTVNTLLDRNMALSITADDYRTFDVTADQRAWMAWWTEMGRFCYPSARLITYLYPSAITEAARLGSDIHKSVVVPNGMVIAEFDDKYRARQQALEKLKQDSAGHTWRLVYIARVVPIKGLLDLLSSMEILRDRGYPNLHLDVLGPTEHVPEYYEACLAKIDALGLNDKVTIHGTVNVREMLDQFDLLVLPSYNEGLNPSSSSKPWPPVSQPSGPTWEASLNRSPMTSSPRTDAP, encoded by the coding sequence GTGGCGACCTCCGCCGTTCAGACATCTGCCAAGCCTGTGTATGAAGATGTCGATGTCGCCATCGTGATGGAGTCCACCTATCCGTTCCTCAAGGGAGGGGTCTCGGCGGTTGTTCATGACATCGTGACGCACAACCCTGATCTGACTTACGGCATCATTCACATCACATGGGATTCAGATTCGCCAATGACGGACCTGTACGGGATGCCCTCCAATGTGCGCTGGGTGCGAACCGTGTTCCTCAGCATGGAAGAACACCGGCAGGACTTCCTCGCGGTGTCAGTTAAAGACCTGGGCATGACTGCACTGCAGCGTGAGGAACTCTCTCACCGGCTCTTCGACGCCCTGTATGCATTGTCTGAAAACGGCGAAGTAAACGCACTGTGGGAACTGATTGACGAGGGCCTGAATGAGCGCTCCCGTCGGTACCCCCTGTGGGCCCTTCTGGGATCCAGGGAATTTATGCAGACCCTGCAGGAACGCATGCCCCAGTTGAACCTGTCCTTGGCTAACTCATTCTGGACACTGCGTAACTTTTTCTCCCTGGCCTTCGCCGTGCTCGGTGAAACCATGCCCCGCGCCAGCGTCTATCACGCCCACACCACCGGCTACGCATCACTTCTCGGAGCAGCTGCGGCACGGGACCATGACACGTCATTCCTGCTGACCGAGCACAACCTCTACGTCCGTGACACGGTCAACACCCTGCTGGACCGCAACATGGCCCTGTCCATTACCGCAGACGATTACCGCACCTTCGATGTGACCGCCGATCAGCGCGCCTGGATGGCGTGGTGGACTGAAATGGGACGTTTCTGCTACCCCAGTGCACGGCTGATCACCTACCTCTACCCGAGTGCCATCACCGAGGCGGCGCGCCTCGGGTCCGACATCCATAAATCAGTTGTTGTGCCCAACGGCATGGTCATCGCGGAATTTGATGACAAATACCGCGCCCGTCAACAAGCCTTGGAGAAGCTGAAGCAAGACAGTGCCGGCCACACCTGGCGGCTCGTCTACATCGCCCGGGTAGTCCCCATCAAGGGTCTACTGGATTTGCTGTCAAGCATGGAGATTTTGCGGGACCGCGGGTACCCCAACCTGCACCTGGATGTCCTGGGTCCCACCGAGCATGTTCCCGAATACTATGAAGCCTGCCTCGCGAAAATCGATGCCCTTGGCTTGAATGACAAGGTCACCATCCATGGAACCGTCAACGTTCGGGAGATGCTCGATCAGTTCGACCTTCTGGTGCTTCCCAGCTACAACGAAGGCCTCAACCCATCGTCATCCTCGAAGCCATGGCCGCCGGTATCCCAACCGTCGGGTCCGACGTGGGAGGCGTCGCTCAACAGATCGCCGATGACCTCCTCACCTCGGACGGACGCACCATAG
- the galU gene encoding UTP--glucose-1-phosphate uridylyltransferase GalU, which translates to MTTRKAITKAVIPAAGLGTRFLPATKAMPKEMLPVVDRPAIQYVVEEAVKSGLNDVLMITGRSKRALEDHFDRAPGLERVLELKGDNDRLESIQHASELGPMHYVRQGEAKGLGHAVLCAKQHVGEEPFAVLLGDDLIDEAETLLTTMMEVQQKTGGSVIALIEVDPAQISAYGCADITPVEHEEYVRVNSLVEKPAVSEAPSNLAVIGRYVLHPSVFGVLEKTTPGRGGEIQLTDALQTLATGESEGSGVYGVVFKGRRFDTGDKLSYLKAVITLASERVEFGEDLKTWLKGFVN; encoded by the coding sequence ATGACAACGAGGAAAGCAATAACTAAAGCCGTCATTCCTGCTGCCGGATTGGGAACTCGCTTCCTGCCTGCCACCAAGGCGATGCCAAAGGAAATGTTGCCGGTGGTAGACCGGCCGGCCATTCAGTACGTCGTTGAGGAAGCCGTGAAATCCGGGCTCAACGACGTCCTCATGATCACGGGGCGCAGCAAGCGCGCCCTCGAGGACCACTTTGACCGCGCCCCGGGACTGGAACGCGTGCTGGAACTCAAAGGCGACAACGACCGGCTGGAGTCCATACAACACGCTTCCGAGCTGGGTCCCATGCACTACGTCCGCCAAGGAGAGGCCAAGGGTCTGGGCCACGCGGTGCTCTGCGCAAAGCAGCACGTGGGGGAGGAGCCCTTTGCCGTGCTTTTGGGCGACGATCTGATTGACGAAGCCGAAACCCTGCTGACCACCATGATGGAGGTGCAGCAAAAAACCGGCGGTTCGGTCATCGCCCTGATCGAGGTTGATCCAGCTCAAATCAGTGCCTACGGCTGCGCAGACATCACTCCCGTAGAGCACGAAGAATACGTCCGCGTCAACAGCCTCGTGGAGAAGCCCGCCGTAAGCGAGGCGCCGTCCAATCTCGCCGTGATCGGCCGATACGTGCTGCACCCGTCCGTATTCGGCGTCCTGGAAAAGACGACGCCGGGCCGTGGGGGCGAGATCCAGTTGACGGATGCGTTGCAGACTCTGGCCACGGGCGAGAGCGAAGGTTCGGGCGTGTACGGGGTGGTCTTCAAGGGCCGCCGCTTCGATACAGGCGATAAGCTGAGCTACCTCAAAGCGGTCATCACGCTGGCATCTGAGCGCGTGGAGTTCGGCGAGGACCTGAAAACTTGGCTGAAGGGTTTCGTTAACTAG
- a CDS encoding SCO1664 family protein — MAAYGETNGETGPPASGRELTLLTKGGVELLGRIPRSSNETFLVEVSFGDDSAHAVYKPEAGEKPLLDFEPGLYRRERAAYLLSEFLDWGLVPLTVIREDAPLGVGSLQWFIECDFSEHYFTLFADAPETHRDLARIAVFDYVTNNTDRKSGHVLRGYDGRVWGIDHGLCFSASFKLRTVIWDFAGEPVPEALLEDIAPLAEATPPEVAELLDDDEITALQRRAQRLLHAQVLPVGPTSMRYPWPLV; from the coding sequence ATGGCGGCTTACGGTGAGACAAACGGTGAAACGGGACCCCCGGCGTCCGGCCGGGAGCTGACCCTGCTCACCAAGGGCGGCGTCGAGCTGCTGGGACGCATCCCCCGCAGCAGCAACGAGACGTTCCTCGTCGAGGTTTCCTTCGGGGACGACTCCGCGCACGCGGTTTACAAGCCGGAGGCCGGGGAGAAACCCCTGCTGGATTTCGAGCCCGGGCTCTACCGGCGGGAACGCGCCGCCTACCTGCTCAGCGAGTTTCTGGACTGGGGACTCGTGCCGCTGACGGTGATCCGCGAGGACGCACCGCTGGGGGTCGGCTCGCTGCAGTGGTTTATCGAGTGCGACTTCAGTGAGCATTACTTCACTCTGTTCGCTGACGCCCCCGAGACGCACCGCGACCTGGCCCGGATCGCCGTGTTCGATTACGTCACCAACAACACGGACCGCAAGAGTGGCCATGTGCTGCGCGGCTACGACGGCCGGGTGTGGGGCATCGACCACGGGCTGTGCTTCTCGGCCAGTTTCAAACTGCGCACCGTGATCTGGGACTTTGCGGGTGAACCCGTCCCGGAGGCCCTGCTCGAGGACATCGCTCCGCTCGCCGAGGCCACCCCTCCCGAGGTGGCCGAGCTCCTGGATGACGACGAGATCACCGCCCTGCAGCGTCGCGCGCAACGCCTGCTGCACGCACAGGTGCTCCCGGTCGGCCCCACCAGCATGCGCTACCCGTGGCCGCTCGTGTAG
- a CDS encoding MSMEG_4193 family putative phosphomutase, producing the protein MTTATLGSSSEPSPGPRSTLLLLVRHGETPTTGVVLPGRAPGLHLSDRGRDQAERIAERLDGLPVSALYSSPLERACETAEPTAARTELEVIHDDGLLECDFGEWTGGTIADLAVLPEWQTVQHSPSAFRFPDGESFPEMQARIVGALEVLCTAHAGGVVVCFSHADPIKAAVAHFLGTQLDLFQRIVISPGSVSAISFVEGQDPAVLMVNSTSEPLSGLRGQ; encoded by the coding sequence ATGACCACAGCAACGCTTGGATCTTCATCGGAGCCTTCACCGGGGCCCCGCAGTACGCTTCTGCTTCTGGTGCGCCACGGCGAGACGCCGACGACGGGCGTGGTTCTGCCGGGCCGGGCGCCGGGGCTCCATCTTTCGGACCGCGGCCGGGATCAGGCCGAACGGATCGCGGAACGGCTCGACGGCCTCCCGGTCAGCGCACTCTATTCCTCGCCACTGGAGCGCGCTTGCGAGACAGCGGAGCCGACGGCGGCCCGCACGGAACTGGAGGTCATCCACGACGACGGCCTGCTTGAGTGCGATTTCGGAGAGTGGACCGGCGGCACTATTGCCGACCTAGCTGTTCTTCCGGAATGGCAGACGGTCCAGCACAGTCCATCCGCCTTCCGCTTTCCGGACGGCGAGAGCTTTCCGGAGATGCAGGCCCGGATCGTCGGAGCGCTGGAGGTGCTGTGCACAGCCCATGCCGGGGGCGTGGTGGTTTGCTTCTCCCACGCCGATCCCATCAAGGCCGCCGTCGCCCACTTCCTGGGCACGCAGCTGGATCTGTTCCAGCGCATTGTGATCAGCCCGGGTTCGGTGTCGGCCATCTCGTTTGTGGAGGGCCAGGATCCGGCGGTGCTCATGGTGAATTCGACGTCGGAGCCGCTCAGCGGGCTGAGGGGGCAGTGA
- a CDS encoding sigma 54-interacting transcriptional regulator produces MSDRPDIFTVGELRASGHVHKDLRREIRDNLLAALAVGRDPWPGMFGFSRTVLPQLERALLAGHDVVLLGERGQGKTRLLRTLAGLLDEWSPVIEDSELNEHPYGPITEHSRALALTEGDRLRVAWRHRSERYVEKLATPDTSVADLIGDVDPMRVAEGRRLGDPETIHYGLVPRSNRGIIAINELPDLAERIQVSMLNVMEERDIQIRGYVLRLPLDVLVVASANPEDYTNRGRIITPLRDRFGAEIRTHYPIELDDEVAVIRQEGHLVAGVPPVILEILARYTRALRQSPAINQTSGVSARFAIAGAETVAAAALRRASVRGEEEAVARIIDLEAAVDVLGGKIEFESGEEGREQDILDHLLRTATAEAVRAHFHGIDMGALVTALDGRHTVTTGELVTAREFLENLPALNGSRLYDQVSERLGATNDGQRAAAVELALEGLYLARRISKESDDEATIYG; encoded by the coding sequence GTGAGTGATCGCCCCGATATCTTCACTGTTGGTGAACTCCGCGCCTCCGGCCACGTTCACAAGGACCTGCGCCGCGAAATCCGCGACAACCTGCTCGCCGCGCTCGCCGTGGGCCGTGATCCCTGGCCCGGGATGTTCGGCTTCAGCCGCACCGTCCTGCCCCAGCTCGAGCGGGCCCTGCTCGCCGGGCACGACGTCGTCCTGCTCGGCGAACGGGGACAGGGCAAGACGCGGCTCCTCCGCACCCTGGCCGGGCTGCTGGACGAATGGTCGCCCGTGATCGAGGACTCGGAACTGAACGAACACCCGTACGGACCCATCACGGAGCACTCCCGCGCCCTCGCCCTCACCGAAGGGGACCGGCTGCGGGTGGCGTGGCGCCACCGCTCGGAACGGTACGTCGAGAAGCTCGCGACGCCGGACACTTCCGTCGCGGACCTGATCGGCGACGTCGACCCGATGCGGGTGGCGGAGGGCCGCCGCCTGGGCGATCCGGAAACCATCCACTACGGCCTGGTCCCGCGCTCCAACCGCGGCATCATCGCCATCAACGAGCTTCCCGACCTCGCCGAGCGGATCCAGGTCTCCATGCTCAACGTGATGGAGGAACGCGACATCCAGATCCGCGGCTACGTGCTGCGGCTGCCGCTCGACGTCCTCGTCGTCGCGTCCGCCAACCCCGAGGACTACACCAACCGCGGCCGGATCATCACACCACTGCGGGACCGCTTCGGTGCCGAGATCCGCACCCACTATCCGATAGAGCTCGACGACGAGGTGGCCGTCATCCGCCAGGAGGGGCACCTGGTGGCCGGCGTCCCGCCCGTCATCCTCGAGATCCTGGCCCGCTACACCCGGGCGCTGCGGCAGTCCCCGGCCATCAACCAGACCTCCGGGGTGTCCGCGCGGTTCGCCATCGCGGGTGCCGAAACCGTCGCAGCCGCAGCCCTGCGCCGCGCCAGTGTGCGCGGCGAGGAAGAGGCCGTTGCCCGGATCATCGACCTGGAGGCAGCCGTCGACGTCCTCGGCGGGAAGATTGAGTTCGAGTCGGGAGAAGAAGGCCGGGAACAGGACATCCTCGACCACCTCCTGCGCACCGCCACCGCCGAAGCCGTGCGGGCGCACTTCCACGGCATCGATATGGGCGCACTCGTGACCGCTCTCGACGGCCGCCATACGGTGACCACCGGGGAACTGGTCACCGCGCGGGAGTTCCTCGAGAACCTCCCGGCCCTCAACGGGTCCCGCCTCTACGACCAGGTCAGCGAGCGCCTTGGCGCGACAAACGACGGGCAGCGCGCCGCCGCCGTCGAACTTGCGCTGGAAGGCCTCTACCTGGCCCGGCGGATCTCCAAGGAGTCCGACGACGAGGCGACCATTTACGGGTAA